The genomic stretch GCTCGCCGCCGCAGTACGGCAAGGACGAGTTCTTCGCGCAGATGCAGCGGCTGATCGCCGTCTACAAGCAACGCTATGCGCACGTGCGTTGGATCGGCGTGGCCGACGGCGCGAAGGAGAACTGGTCGTGGCTGGCGGACCACGTCCAAGTGCAGGTGCTCGACTTCTGGCACGCCGCCTCCTACCTGCAAGCGGCGTCCGAGGCGATGGGACGTTCGCCGCAGCAGCGTCAGGAGTGGTTCGAGCAGGCCCGCCACCAACTGAAGTTCGAACCCGCAGGCGCGCGCACGCTGCTTGCGCGGATGCGGCGCGCCCTCGCCGATCCCGCCGTCAAGGGCGACCGCCGCGCCGATCTCGAACGCGCGATCGGATACTTCGCCAACAACCTCTCGCGCATGAACTACACCGATTGCCGCTTCCACCACTGGCCTCTCGGATCCGGTGTGATCGAAGCCGCGTGCAAGACACTGGTCAAACAGCGCATGTGCGGCGCCGGCATGAAGTGGAAACACGACGGCGCGGCCACCGTCCTCTCTCTGCGCTCCATCGTCCTCTCCGGCGGCGACCGCTGGTCGCAGTTCTGGGCGAAGATCGAACGCTTCGGCGTATGATGCCGCGCATCCGCACCAATGCTTATATCGCCGGACTAAATACATCACAGTGCGGTCTCACCCAATGAAGCGACCGCTCCGGCGCCTGCGCGCAAGGCACTAAAAACGCTGAAGACCGGAGCGCGAACACCCCGGTCTTCAGGCGCGGACCCCAAAAGGTCCCACGGAAAGAAATCAATCCTGCTTCGGAGCCTCGGACTCAGGGGCTGCTTCTGCCGTCGGCGCAGTTTCGGCTGCCGCCTTGGATGCCTTCGACTTCACGCGCGAGCGGCCCTTCTTGTAGCCGGTGTCGCCGGCTCCGACGAACTCGATGATCGCCATGTCGGCCGCGTCGCCGATCCGAGGCATGGCGAGCTTGTAGATGCGCGTGTATCCGCCTTCGCGCTTGGCGAACTCGGAAGCGCGCTCGCCGAAGAGCAACTGCACCGCTTCTTTGTCGCGCAGGCGTGAGAGCGCGAGACGGCGGCGGTGGAGGTCTCCCTTCTTCGCGAGCGTGATGACACGCTCCACGAAGGGCCGTAGCGCCTTCGCCTTCGGCACGGTCGTGCGGATACGGCCCTTCTTGATCAACGAGGAGGCGAGATTGGCGAGGAGCGCAGTGCGGTGCTCCTTTTTGACGCCGAGAGTGTGGCGGTGTTTGCTGTGACGCATGGACTGATGTGCTTAAAAGGCTGAGGTGGGTGGGCGCACCCCGTAGGCGCGGCAGTAAGGCAAAGGGTCAGACCTCTTTCTTCATCTCCAAGAGACGCTCGTCGAACTTCATGCCGAGCGAAAGGCCGAGAGCCTCCAACTTGTCCTTGATCTCGTTGAGCGACTTCTTGCCGAAATTCCGGTACTTGAGCATCTCCTGCTCGGTCTTCATCGCCAACTCGCCCACGGTGGTGATGTTCGCGTTGTTGAGGCAGTTGGCGGCGCGCACCGAGAGTTCGATCTCGTTCACCGACATGTTCAGCAGTTTGCGCAGTTTGTTCTGCTCTTCGCTGACTTCGGAGCCTTGGTCGTCGAAGTCGTAAGTCTCTTCCGAAACGCGATCGAAAACATCGAGATGGTGCTTGAGAATCGCGCCGGCCTGCTTGAGCGCATCCTCGGGCGTGATGCGTCCGTCCGTCCAGACCTCCAGCAGCAACTTGTCGTAATCGGTGATCTGACCAACACGCGTGTTTTCCACCGCATACTTCACGAGGCGCACAGGGCTGAAAAGCGAGTCGATCGGGATCACCCCGATCGGCTGATCCTCCTTCTTGTTCTCCTCGCCGGGGCAGTAGCCGCGACCAGTACGAATTTCGATTTCCGCCGAGAAGTGAACCGGCTTGTCGAGCGTGCAGATCAACTGATCCGGGTTGATGACCTGAATGTTCGAATCGGGCTCGATGTCGGCTGCCGTCACCGCACCTTCGCGGTTCACGCTGAGACGAAGCCGCACCGTGTCGCGAGCGTGCGACACCAACAACACCTTCTTGAGATTGAGGACGATGTCCGTCACGTCCTCGACCACGCCGTCGATACTCTGGAACTCGTGGTTCACTCCGTCGATGCGCACCGAAGAGATGGCGGCACCTTCGATCGAGCTGAGCAAGACGCGGCGCAGCGAGTTGCCGATCGTGTGTCCGTAACCGGCCTCGAAAGGCTCGGCGATGAACTTGGCGTAGGTGGGTGTAGCACCCTCCTCCACCTTCATGAGACGGCTGGGAAGTTCGAATTTGCCAAGGCGTTTGGGCATGGCTGAAGGACGGAAACGACGGTTGACGGTTGGGAAACGGACGGGTGTGCGCCGAGGATGGAAATCAGCGGCTGTAGAATTCGACGATGAGCTGGTCGTTGATCATCGGTTCCATCTCGTCGCGGACCGGTAGACGCGTAACGACGCCGCGCATGGCGTCGTCCTGACGCGTGAGCCAAGCCGGAACGTTGCGCGCACGGGTCTCTTCCATGCAGCGCGTCGCGAGTTGACGGGAGCTGGGCGAGTCCTTGACGGAAACCTCGTCGCCGGCCTTGAGCTGGTAGCTGGAGATGTCGACCTTTCGGCCGTTGACGCGGATGTGGCCGTGGTTGACGAACTGCCGCGCGGCGCGCCTCGAGCGGGCGAAACCGAGGAGGTAAACGACGCTGTCCAACCGCGTCTCGAGCAACTGCATGAAGCGCTCGCCCGTGACGCCCTTCTCGCGCTTCGCGATCGCGAAGATGCGGCGGAACTGCCGTTCGAGGAGACCATACATAAAGCGAAGCTTCTGCTTCTCCATCAAACCGACGGCATACTCGCTGTTCTTACGACGAGCACGGGGACCGTGCACGCCCGGCGGATAGCTGCGCTTTTCGAGTGCTTTACTCGGTCCGAAGAGAGGTTGACCGAAACGACGAGAGAGACGGGCGGAAGGACCTGTGTAACGAGCCATGGCTCAAAGAATGTCTGGATTAAAAAAAGTGTTGCGAACCGACGACTGCGTTACACGCGGCGGCGCTTGCGAGGACGGCAACCATTGTGCGGGACGGGCGTGATGTCGATGATCGACGTGATCTCCAGCCCGATCGCTTGAAGCGCGCGAACGGCGGAATCACGGCCAAGGCCGGGACCCTTGACACGGATGATCACGTCTTTCACGCCGTGCGACATCGCGGTGCGAGCGGCGTCCTGCGCGACGACTTGTGCGGCATATGCGGTCGACTTGCGGGAACCGCGAAAATTGCATTTGCCGGCACTGGACCAGGAAATGACGTTACCCTTCGGATCCGTGATCGAAACGATCGTGTTGTTGAAGGTAGCAACCACGTTGGCCACGGCCGAGGTGATGTTCTTGCTGCCCTTCGCTTTGCGAATTTTGATGGCACCGATCTCCTCCTTGAGAAGATCTTGCGCAGTCGGCGCTGAAGGCCGCGCCTCAGCGGTGGGCTTCGCTTCCGCATCGGCAGCGGGCTTCGCCTCGGCGGATTTCGGGGCGGTCTCGCCAGCCTGCTTCGGCGCGCGGGGCGCCTTGGTGGGGGCGTTCTTTTCTTGGATCGTTTCTTCAGCCATGGCGTTCAGCACCTATATTCAAGTCGACTTACGCACCACGCCGACCGTGCGGCGGGCTCCCTTGCGGGTACGAGCGTTGGTCTGGGTCCGCTGACCGCGAACCGGGAGTCCCCGGCGGTGGCGAATACCCCGATAACAATTCACCGCCTGCAGACGCTTCAAATTGCCGGAGATCTCACGGCGAAGGTCGCCCTCGACGATCCACTTCTTCTCGGCGATCGTCGCCATGAGGCGATTGAGGTTCTCTTCCGACAGTTCGTGCGCACGCATGTTCGGATCGAGCCCGAGTTCCTCGACGAGTGCGCGTGCGCGGGTGGGCCCGATTCCGTAAATATAACGGAGGGCGAATTCGATCTTCTTGTTCGATGGGATATCGACGCCGAGTAGACGAGGCATGTTGTTGCAGCGGTTGCTTGGTTTGAAATTGGGTCGTGCCTGCCGTCAGGCGACCGAAAGTTGATGAGGAACGGGAACCGTGAGAATCTCGGGCTCGCCGTCTGTTATGAGGACTGTGTGTTCGAAGTGGGCCGAAGGTCTACGATCGCGGGTGACAACGGTCCAACCGTCCGAAAGGACCTCGACCTCGTGCCGCCCGGCGTTGACCATCGGTTCGATCGCGAGTGTCATCCCAGCCCGAAGTTTGGGCCCGCTTCCTTTGCGGCCGAAGTTGGGAATCTGGGGCTCCTCGTGCATTTGGCGCCCGACTCCGTGTCCGACGAACTCACGGACGATCGCAAAACCACGATCCTCGACATGACGCTGGATCGCTTGTGAAACGTCGCCGACCCGATTGCCGCCACGCGCCGCCCGAATTCCGGCGTAGAGGGCCTCTTCAGTCGCCTTGAGCAAACGTGCTCCGACTTCGTCGGGCTCTCCCACGGCCACGGTGCACGCATTGTCTCCGATGAAGCCACCCAAGACGACCGTCACGTCGAGAGC from Opitutales bacterium ASA1 encodes the following:
- the rpoA gene encoding DNA-directed RNA polymerase subunit alpha; the protein is MPKRLGKFELPSRLMKVEEGATPTYAKFIAEPFEAGYGHTIGNSLRRVLLSSIEGAAISSVRIDGVNHEFQSIDGVVEDVTDIVLNLKKVLLVSHARDTVRLRLSVNREGAVTAADIEPDSNIQVINPDQLICTLDKPVHFSAEIEIRTGRGYCPGEENKKEDQPIGVIPIDSLFSPVRLVKYAVENTRVGQITDYDKLLLEVWTDGRITPEDALKQAGAILKHHLDVFDRVSEETYDFDDQGSEVSEEQNKLRKLLNMSVNEIELSVRAANCLNNANITTVGELAMKTEQEMLKYRNFGKKSLNEIKDKLEALGLSLGMKFDERLLEMKKEV
- the rpsD gene encoding 30S ribosomal protein S4 yields the protein MARYTGPSARLSRRFGQPLFGPSKALEKRSYPPGVHGPRARRKNSEYAVGLMEKQKLRFMYGLLERQFRRIFAIAKREKGVTGERFMQLLETRLDSVVYLLGFARSRRAARQFVNHGHIRVNGRKVDISSYQLKAGDEVSVKDSPSSRQLATRCMEETRARNVPAWLTRQDDAMRGVVTRLPVRDEMEPMINDQLIVEFYSR
- the rpsM gene encoding 30S ribosomal protein S13 — translated: MPRLLGVDIPSNKKIEFALRYIYGIGPTRARALVEELGLDPNMRAHELSEENLNRLMATIAEKKWIVEGDLRREISGNLKRLQAVNCYRGIRHRRGLPVRGQRTQTNARTRKGARRTVGVVRKST
- the map gene encoding type I methionyl aminopeptidase → MIPIKSKDEIENMREACKVAASVLAAVRTHVREGISTFELDEIARELIAQAGAVSACYNYRVGKRVFPSHTCISVNEEVVHGIASPKRRLQWGDLVALDVTVVLGGFIGDNACTVAVGEPDEVGARLLKATEEALYAGIRAARGGNRVGDVSQAIQRHVEDRGFAIVREFVGHGVGRQMHEEPQIPNFGRKGSGPKLRAGMTLAIEPMVNAGRHEVEVLSDGWTVVTRDRRPSAHFEHTVLITDGEPEILTVPVPHQLSVA